The Rhodocytophaga rosea genome has a segment encoding these proteins:
- a CDS encoding LuxR C-terminal-related transcriptional regulator gives METSSIPPFSHLLTDTVVNLPSSWQTQPYTWQPEETGLENLIRSNPALELFLNAGPCISWLWQVRSGKYSFMSTNAGTILGYASSSFIKGGVSFTRNLFHPDDTAPVAKLMRKIWVYLMAVPAHERESCQFSCDYRLRKADGSYVRLLEQSRVFQTDTQGNITHIFGVWTDISHWKKNEILTASIQSSENGNCLVCTSVDTQLQPQHTVSKREQEVIKLIAEGLNSQEIADRLGISFHTITTHRNNIREKTNCRKVSELIRYAIHNGMI, from the coding sequence ATGGAAACCTCCTCAATCCCCCCCTTTTCCCACCTCCTGACCGATACTGTTGTCAACCTTCCATCTTCATGGCAAACACAGCCTTATACTTGGCAGCCAGAAGAAACCGGCCTGGAAAACCTGATCCGAAGCAATCCGGCACTGGAACTGTTCCTGAATGCAGGTCCGTGTATCAGCTGGCTATGGCAAGTACGTAGCGGCAAGTATTCGTTTATGAGTACCAATGCCGGAACTATACTGGGCTATGCTTCTTCTTCCTTTATAAAAGGTGGGGTTAGTTTTACCAGAAATCTTTTTCACCCCGACGATACAGCACCAGTAGCTAAACTCATGCGTAAAATCTGGGTGTATCTGATGGCCGTACCTGCGCATGAGCGCGAATCATGCCAGTTTAGCTGCGATTACCGCCTGCGTAAAGCGGATGGTTCTTATGTCCGCCTACTGGAGCAGAGCCGCGTTTTTCAAACAGATACACAGGGAAATATTACCCATATCTTCGGCGTATGGACAGACATTTCACACTGGAAGAAAAATGAAATTCTTACCGCTTCCATCCAATCCTCAGAAAATGGCAACTGCCTGGTATGTACTTCAGTCGATACACAGCTACAGCCGCAGCATACAGTTAGCAAACGTGAACAGGAAGTAATCAAACTAATTGCCGAAGGCTTAAATAGCCAGGAAATTGCTGACCGCCTGGGAATTAGTTTTCACACCATTACTACCCACCGCAACAACATCCGCGAAAAAACCAATTGCCGCAAAGTAAGCGAACTGATCCGGTACGCGATTCACAATGGAATGATATAA
- a CDS encoding SusC/RagA family TonB-linked outer membrane protein has protein sequence MNRVTFSSSKLLLYFLCCLFSPMAFAQQPPSLQARNLPEKQQDTGSILADNLNLINSPQDDKAVTIKGKVTSQEDNSGLPGVNVLLKGTTNGTTTDSNGDYSISVPEAAGTLVFSYIGFTTEEVPINGRSTINVAMLADIQSLSEVVVVGYGTQKKTDITGSIASVSAREISELPITNAQQALQGRAPGVDVSATGARPGQGVSVRIRGRRSFAAGNDPLYVLDGIPLTGDLNDINPNDIESMEILKDASATAIYGSRGANGVVLVTTRRGTPGKTTVSYDGYFGFTNPIDKVDIMNGQEFADYKRESRRAAAKYDDNNPEQADRDLFEAVEEESIALGRYTDYQDLIIRQGTQQSHQIGVLGGNEKTRFAITGNHFFEKGITPGQDFARNTLRINIEHQINDRLRIGTATLAALSIQNWGPNPWEGALAENPLGIPYDANGNMLFRPTTDGLRTNPLAELVDGAVLDENRRVRIFSSIFGEYKIMDGLTFRVNFGPDNQNRRNGIFQASKTAARSEGTAYAQHRYWNTFSYTLENILNYTKTFNTVHTLNATGLFSIQKQRDELVDARVSGIPYEYQEFYNVGSATVVEGVASGLSEWGIMSYMARINYGFKNKYLLTLTGRIDGSSRFAGDVSLFNDTKKYGFFPSVALGWNITEESFMDGLTFLNNLKLRASYGRTGNTGIPPYLTQGSLTRSVYAFGNNAAYGFRPSELKKPNLSWETTASVNLGLDFGFFQDRISGSVDIYRQNTTALLLNRQLPWTSGFGGVLENIGETQNSGIELALSTINIDLANSFKWTTDLNIYSNNEQIVSLYGGKNDDVGNRWFIGQPLTVFFDREKIGIWQTEETDEAAKYKQKPGEIKVRDQNNDGIINDADRIILGSDIPDWSGGITNRFEFKGIDFSFFIFARQGQMIRSLLHDGNNTLAGRYNNLDVDYWTPNNPTNAFPRPNVNQERAIHNTSMTYFDGSFVKVRNITLGYNFPQALANKMKMQSLRIYASAQQPFIFSKYVSKNKGIDPERVRTPNNGVEQTAEVGVSTPSIRTLLFGINAKF, from the coding sequence ATGAACAGAGTTACTTTCTCTAGCAGCAAGCTATTGCTTTATTTTCTTTGCTGCCTTTTCTCTCCCATGGCTTTTGCCCAGCAGCCTCCCTCCCTTCAGGCCAGAAACCTGCCTGAAAAACAGCAGGATACCGGTTCAATCCTTGCGGATAATTTAAATTTGATAAATAGTCCGCAGGATGATAAAGCTGTTACCATTAAGGGAAAAGTAACCTCACAGGAAGATAACAGCGGACTTCCCGGGGTAAACGTATTACTGAAAGGCACAACCAATGGTACCACTACCGATAGCAATGGCGACTATTCGATCTCAGTTCCGGAAGCTGCCGGCACCTTAGTATTTTCCTACATAGGGTTTACTACCGAAGAAGTGCCTATTAATGGACGTAGTACCATTAATGTGGCTATGTTAGCTGATATCCAATCATTAAGTGAAGTGGTGGTAGTTGGATATGGCACGCAAAAGAAAACGGATATTACAGGGTCGATCGCCTCTGTTTCTGCCAGGGAAATCAGTGAACTTCCTATTACCAATGCTCAACAAGCTTTACAGGGAAGAGCACCTGGCGTAGATGTAAGTGCTACTGGTGCCAGACCTGGCCAGGGAGTATCCGTACGTATCAGAGGACGGCGCTCTTTTGCCGCCGGTAATGATCCATTGTATGTATTAGATGGCATTCCATTAACAGGTGATTTGAATGATATCAATCCCAATGATATTGAATCCATGGAAATTTTAAAAGATGCATCAGCCACAGCCATTTATGGTTCCAGAGGTGCCAATGGCGTGGTACTGGTGACTACCAGAAGAGGAACGCCAGGTAAAACTACAGTATCTTATGACGGATACTTTGGCTTTACCAATCCTATTGATAAAGTGGATATTATGAACGGGCAGGAATTTGCCGATTATAAAAGAGAATCCCGCAGAGCTGCTGCTAAATATGACGATAATAACCCGGAACAAGCAGACAGGGATTTGTTTGAAGCTGTGGAAGAGGAATCTATTGCCTTAGGCAGGTATACAGATTATCAGGATCTTATTATCCGGCAAGGTACCCAGCAAAGCCATCAGATTGGGGTATTGGGTGGAAATGAAAAAACAAGGTTTGCGATCACAGGCAATCACTTCTTCGAAAAAGGAATTACCCCAGGGCAAGATTTTGCCAGAAATACACTACGGATCAATATTGAACATCAGATAAACGACCGGTTAAGAATTGGAACGGCTACCCTGGCGGCACTCAGTATACAAAACTGGGGACCAAACCCCTGGGAAGGTGCCTTAGCTGAAAATCCATTAGGCATACCTTATGATGCCAACGGAAATATGCTTTTCAGGCCCACGACTGATGGATTGCGCACTAACCCCCTTGCTGAGTTAGTAGATGGTGCTGTTTTAGATGAGAACCGCAGGGTACGTATTTTCTCGAGCATATTTGGGGAATATAAAATAATGGATGGCCTTACCTTCCGTGTAAACTTCGGGCCAGATAACCAGAACAGAAGAAACGGTATATTCCAGGCGAGCAAAACAGCTGCCCGTTCTGAAGGAACAGCCTATGCCCAGCACCGGTATTGGAATACGTTCTCCTACACCCTTGAAAATATTTTAAACTATACCAAAACCTTTAACACGGTGCATACCTTAAATGCTACCGGCTTGTTTAGTATTCAAAAGCAAAGAGATGAGCTGGTGGATGCCAGAGTAAGTGGTATTCCTTACGAATACCAGGAATTCTACAATGTAGGTTCTGCCACAGTCGTAGAAGGAGTTGCCAGTGGTTTATCGGAATGGGGCATTATGTCCTATATGGCCCGTATTAACTATGGCTTTAAAAACAAATATCTTCTTACCTTAACTGGTCGTATCGATGGGTCTTCCAGATTTGCTGGCGATGTTAGTTTATTTAATGACACTAAAAAATATGGCTTTTTCCCATCAGTTGCCTTAGGATGGAATATCACCGAAGAAAGCTTTATGGATGGCCTCACTTTTCTTAATAATTTAAAATTACGTGCGAGTTATGGCCGGACCGGAAATACCGGAATACCTCCCTATTTAACGCAAGGATCATTAACCCGGTCGGTGTATGCCTTTGGAAATAATGCGGCTTATGGATTCAGGCCTAGTGAACTCAAGAAGCCAAACCTGAGCTGGGAAACTACGGCTTCTGTTAACCTCGGCTTAGACTTTGGTTTCTTTCAAGACAGAATTAGTGGTTCTGTAGATATATACCGGCAAAACACAACGGCGCTTTTACTGAACCGGCAATTGCCCTGGACTTCCGGATTTGGCGGTGTATTGGAAAACATAGGAGAAACCCAGAATTCGGGTATTGAATTAGCTCTTTCTACGATCAATATTGACCTGGCCAATAGCTTCAAGTGGACTACTGACCTGAATATTTATTCTAACAATGAACAAATCGTTTCGCTGTATGGGGGTAAAAACGATGATGTGGGCAACAGATGGTTCATTGGACAGCCACTCACTGTATTTTTCGACCGTGAAAAAATAGGCATCTGGCAGACAGAAGAAACAGATGAAGCTGCAAAATACAAACAAAAGCCTGGTGAGATAAAAGTAAGAGACCAGAATAATGATGGCATTATTAACGATGCTGACCGGATTATTCTGGGTTCAGACATTCCAGACTGGAGTGGTGGTATCACCAACCGTTTTGAATTTAAAGGCATTGACTTTTCTTTCTTCATTTTTGCCCGCCAGGGACAAATGATCAGAAGTTTATTGCATGACGGTAATAATACCTTAGCCGGCCGTTATAACAACCTGGATGTAGACTACTGGACACCCAATAATCCAACGAATGCATTCCCCAGACCAAACGTAAATCAGGAGAGAGCCATTCATAATACGTCGATGACTTATTTTGATGGATCTTTTGTGAAAGTGAGAAACATCACCTTAGGATATAATTTCCCCCAGGCCTTAGCCAACAAGATGAAAATGCAGTCATTACGGATTTATGCCAGTGCCCAGCAGCCATTTATCTTCTCTAAGTATGTTTCCAAAAATAAAGGCATTGACCCTGAGAGAGTAAGAACGCCTAATAATGGCGTAGAGCAAACGGCAGAAGTAGGTGTGAGTACGCCGAGTATAAGAACACTATTGTTTGGCATCAATGCTAAGTTTTAA
- a CDS encoding RagB/SusD family nutrient uptake outer membrane protein: MKKILFLSILILFSQSCKNILEEEIVSGITADYYNTPAGIEDGVKATYEPLRSWYGTQRGYTLTVFGTDTYTKGADGDYKPVNDYIATMNTPPSNTYFRETWNFLYQAINTANTVISRAPNVTMAEDRKAIRIAEAKFLRAHYYFILVQMFGPIHLTLEETTTIETTANRTPVLEIYAAIIADLEAAASVLPAAARGADYGRATKGATEHMLAKVHLTRATIEGNPNPTEDYQKAATYAKSVIETTAYGYSLVPVYANVFNQDNQENPEVVFAVQYTTELITNYNPNANPAGGEFNDGNKGHLYFQMEYDAGHKGTKRDIANGRPFKRFKPTVYTQNLFNLSADTRYTASFKQVWYANNDATLDQVTGPMKLGDTAIYLPAFEMPADVKATKKYKVINPSEVNSAGNYRYFPSLIKFLDPRRASIQDERGSRDFMVARLSETYLIAAEANLKLGNISDAVNYINVVRRRAAFPGKTADMEITADQLTMDFILDERARELLGEMHRWFDLKRTGTLIDRVKKYNPDGGPNIQPFHVLRPIPSDQLDRVTNKEEFQQNPGY, from the coding sequence ATGAAAAAGATATTATTCTTAAGCATACTTATACTATTTAGCCAGTCATGCAAAAATATACTGGAAGAGGAAATAGTTTCTGGTATAACGGCTGATTATTACAATACCCCTGCAGGTATAGAAGATGGAGTAAAAGCAACCTATGAACCTTTACGAAGCTGGTATGGCACACAACGGGGGTATACCCTGACCGTATTCGGAACGGATACCTATACCAAAGGCGCAGATGGTGACTACAAGCCAGTAAACGATTATATTGCTACCATGAATACCCCTCCGTCTAATACCTATTTCAGGGAAACATGGAATTTTCTTTACCAGGCTATTAATACAGCCAACACGGTAATCAGCCGGGCACCAAATGTTACTATGGCCGAAGACCGTAAAGCCATCCGGATAGCTGAAGCCAAATTCCTGCGGGCACATTATTATTTTATCTTAGTTCAGATGTTTGGGCCTATTCACCTTACCTTAGAAGAGACCACTACCATTGAAACTACGGCTAACCGTACCCCTGTTTTAGAAATTTATGCTGCGATAATTGCAGATTTAGAGGCGGCTGCAAGCGTTTTACCTGCTGCTGCCAGAGGTGCTGATTATGGAAGAGCCACGAAAGGCGCCACTGAACATATGCTGGCTAAAGTACATTTAACTCGTGCTACCATAGAAGGAAATCCAAATCCTACAGAAGATTATCAGAAAGCGGCTACCTATGCAAAAAGCGTAATCGAAACTACGGCCTATGGCTATTCATTGGTGCCAGTGTATGCAAATGTCTTTAATCAGGATAATCAGGAAAATCCCGAAGTAGTTTTTGCTGTTCAGTATACCACCGAGCTTATTACAAACTACAATCCTAATGCAAATCCGGCAGGTGGTGAATTTAACGATGGAAACAAAGGCCATTTATATTTCCAGATGGAATATGATGCCGGCCATAAAGGCACTAAACGCGATATTGCCAATGGCAGGCCCTTTAAACGGTTCAAACCTACAGTGTATACCCAGAATTTGTTTAATCTATCTGCAGATACCAGATATACGGCTTCTTTTAAGCAAGTATGGTATGCAAATAATGATGCCACCCTTGACCAGGTTACAGGCCCAATGAAATTAGGCGATACAGCCATCTATTTACCTGCCTTTGAAATGCCTGCGGATGTAAAGGCAACAAAAAAATATAAGGTGATTAATCCTTCGGAAGTGAATTCAGCAGGAAATTACAGGTATTTTCCTTCATTGATTAAATTCCTTGATCCCCGCCGTGCTTCTATCCAGGATGAAAGAGGCTCCAGAGACTTTATGGTAGCCCGCCTATCGGAAACCTATTTAATCGCTGCTGAAGCTAATCTTAAACTGGGAAATATTTCGGATGCAGTTAATTATATAAATGTAGTCAGGAGAAGGGCGGCTTTTCCAGGAAAAACAGCAGACATGGAAATTACTGCTGATCAGTTGACAATGGATTTTATATTGGATGAAAGAGCACGTGAGTTGCTGGGTGAAATGCACCGCTGGTTTGATCTGAAGCGTACAGGCACATTAATAGATAGAGTAAAAAAATACAATCCCGATGGCGGGCCTAATATTCAGCCTTTCCATGTGCTGCGTCCTATTCCATCAGATCAGCTTGATAGGGTAACTAATAAAGAAGAATTCCAGCAGAATCCAGGATATTAA
- a CDS encoding AEC family transporter — MSNINDAFLTSLLIIAAGYILKKLKVVSENDGKVVSKIVIYLTFPALILHTVSSLQITSALIFLPLVPLAFSMVLLLLFSWLLKNKVDALKGVVFMSVCGFNIGLFAYPIIEGIWGKEGLQHLAMFDVGNAISILCISYILGFIYSPSRERHKPVDAATIFKMLITSVPLVSYTLALVLNVSGFQMPGLMEKFIGTLARANMSLVLILLGIYLNIRVKKHVRRPLIYIMAARYSIGLLLGLVLYYLLPFEPIYKTIALVGLIMPVGLTVIPFADEFGYDQALPVSLASITIVFSFILMWILILTLQLA; from the coding sequence GTGTCAAACATAAATGATGCCTTTCTAACTTCCCTGCTCATTATAGCAGCCGGATATATTTTAAAAAAATTAAAAGTAGTCAGCGAAAATGATGGCAAGGTAGTTTCCAAAATAGTCATATACCTCACTTTCCCGGCACTCATTCTGCATACGGTCTCCAGCCTTCAAATCACCTCAGCCCTTATTTTTCTCCCGCTGGTTCCGCTGGCTTTTAGCATGGTATTGCTCCTGTTGTTTTCGTGGCTTTTGAAAAATAAAGTGGATGCCCTGAAAGGCGTTGTATTTATGTCGGTTTGCGGGTTTAATATCGGACTTTTTGCCTATCCTATTATTGAAGGCATCTGGGGAAAAGAGGGCTTACAACACCTGGCCATGTTTGATGTGGGAAATGCCATTTCCATTCTTTGCATCAGTTATATTCTGGGATTCATCTATTCTCCGTCCCGGGAGCGCCACAAGCCGGTAGATGCAGCCACGATTTTCAAAATGCTTATTACTTCCGTACCCTTGGTCAGTTATACACTCGCCTTAGTGCTGAATGTTTCCGGGTTTCAGATGCCTGGCCTGATGGAAAAATTTATCGGGACGTTAGCCAGAGCCAATATGTCGCTGGTACTGATCTTACTGGGCATCTACCTCAATATACGGGTGAAAAAACATGTACGCAGGCCACTGATCTACATTATGGCCGCCAGATACAGTATAGGTTTACTTCTGGGATTGGTACTGTATTACCTGCTTCCATTTGAACCTATCTACAAAACTATTGCATTAGTTGGACTGATCATGCCGGTAGGACTTACGGTAATTCCCTTTGCTGACGAATTTGGTTACGATCAGGCTTTGCCGGTTTCTCTGGCCAGTATCACCATTGTATTTAGTTTTATACTGATGTGGATATTGATTCTGACTTTACAGCTGGCATGA
- a CDS encoding SGNH/GDSL hydrolase family protein, translating into MKKRLLLFFFLCILAQFVVYSQTKDSETQPFIAEITAFEQADQAKFPPKKSIVFTGSSSIRLWADLQKSFPGKKIINRGFGGSGLSNLVFYADRIIIPYNPKQVVIYSGENDIAAGKTAEKVFNEFKRLAEKIKQKSPRTRITYISMKPSPSRMATIGELKKANALIENYLKENKMGDYINIYDPMLDAQKEPREELFVADRLHMNEKGYAIWTEIIRPYLK; encoded by the coding sequence ATGAAAAAACGATTGTTGCTCTTCTTTTTTCTGTGCATATTGGCTCAGTTTGTTGTATATAGCCAGACAAAAGATTCTGAAACACAGCCTTTTATTGCAGAAATCACCGCCTTCGAACAAGCAGATCAGGCGAAATTTCCTCCTAAAAAATCTATTGTATTCACCGGCAGTTCTTCTATCCGGTTGTGGGCCGATTTACAAAAAAGCTTTCCGGGGAAAAAAATAATTAACCGGGGTTTTGGCGGCTCCGGCCTTTCTAATCTGGTATTTTATGCCGACCGTATTATTATTCCCTACAACCCCAAACAAGTGGTGATCTATTCCGGTGAAAACGACATTGCTGCCGGCAAAACCGCTGAAAAAGTGTTCAATGAATTCAAAAGGCTGGCCGAAAAAATCAAACAGAAATCGCCCAGAACCAGGATCACCTATATTTCTATGAAACCCAGCCCGTCCAGAATGGCTACTATTGGGGAACTTAAAAAAGCAAATGCCCTGATTGAAAATTATCTGAAGGAAAATAAAATGGGCGATTATATTAATATTTACGATCCCATGCTTGATGCCCAAAAGGAACCCAGAGAGGAGCTTTTTGTTGCCGACCGCCTGCATATGAATGAGAAAGGATACGCTATATGGACGGAAATCATTAGGCCCTATCTGAAGTGA
- the aroB gene encoding 3-dehydroquinate synthase, which produces MNLGSVRIAPAAGELVTAFFEQHTYTNIAVLVDEHTKKYCYPLIKPLLPKHLLISIKSGEEKKNLETCSHIWQQLTDKQFDRKSLVINLGGGVIGDMGGFCASTYKRGIDFIQAPTTLLAQVDASVGGKLGIDFNGFKNHIGVFKEPVAVLIATDFLKTLPWQEVRSGFAEIIKHCLITDAAMWQKIRKRDLDKQKWEELVPHSVQIKQEVVRQDPTEKGLRKILNFGHTIGHAVESYFLAQTRKKLLHGEAIAVGMICEAFISMQKGLLTEDELIAIEEFIFAVYGKVKITDADIAAILPLTLQDKKNEKGKIQCVLLEKPGKAVFDQIVTFKDMQEALDYYKN; this is translated from the coding sequence ATGAATCTAGGTTCTGTCCGTATCGCTCCTGCTGCCGGAGAATTAGTGACTGCTTTTTTTGAGCAACACACGTATACTAATATTGCCGTTCTGGTAGATGAGCACACGAAGAAATATTGCTATCCGCTCATTAAACCGCTATTACCGAAACACTTACTTATTTCGATCAAAAGTGGGGAAGAGAAAAAAAACCTGGAAACCTGCAGCCATATCTGGCAGCAACTGACGGATAAGCAATTCGACCGCAAATCTCTGGTGATTAATTTAGGAGGTGGCGTAATTGGCGATATGGGTGGCTTCTGTGCGTCTACTTATAAACGGGGTATCGATTTTATTCAGGCGCCTACCACCTTGCTCGCTCAGGTAGATGCCAGCGTAGGCGGAAAACTGGGTATCGATTTTAATGGATTTAAAAACCATATTGGCGTATTTAAAGAACCGGTTGCTGTACTCATTGCCACTGATTTTCTGAAAACCTTACCCTGGCAGGAAGTCCGTTCCGGCTTTGCCGAAATCATTAAACACTGCCTGATTACCGATGCAGCCATGTGGCAGAAAATCCGCAAACGGGACCTCGACAAACAGAAATGGGAAGAATTAGTACCTCATTCGGTGCAAATCAAGCAGGAAGTAGTACGCCAGGACCCCACAGAAAAAGGGCTCCGGAAAATTCTGAACTTTGGTCATACAATCGGGCATGCCGTGGAAAGTTATTTTCTGGCACAAACCCGAAAAAAACTATTGCATGGAGAAGCCATTGCGGTTGGCATGATCTGCGAAGCATTTATTTCTATGCAGAAAGGCTTATTAACCGAAGATGAATTGATTGCCATTGAAGAATTTATTTTTGCCGTGTATGGCAAAGTAAAAATCACGGATGCTGATATAGCTGCTATTCTTCCGCTCACCTTACAAGACAAGAAGAACGAAAAAGGCAAAATTCAGTGTGTCCTCTTAGAAAAGCCTGGCAAAGCCGTATTCGATCAGATCGTTACCTTCAAAGACATGCAGGAAGCACTGGATTATTACAAAAATTAA
- a CDS encoding PPC domain-containing DNA-binding protein — translation MSQVTPSSSMQVYALRLKPGQDLKTELQNFITGHKIEAAAIITCVGSLQKATLRLANQSEYQTYEQKMEIVSLVGTLAVEGSHVHISLSDSSGTTIGGHLVEGCLVYTTAEIILGVLPDLRFARELDEASGYKELKVYSRKRKNNNKF, via the coding sequence ATGTCTCAGGTTACACCCAGTTCATCTATGCAGGTGTATGCCCTGCGGTTAAAACCAGGCCAGGACCTGAAAACGGAATTACAAAATTTCATTACAGGGCACAAGATCGAAGCCGCTGCTATCATTACTTGTGTGGGCAGTCTGCAAAAAGCTACCCTGCGGCTGGCTAATCAGAGTGAATACCAGACCTATGAGCAGAAAATGGAAATTGTATCCCTGGTAGGAACACTGGCGGTGGAAGGTTCGCATGTACACATCTCTCTGTCCGATTCTAGCGGAACTACCATCGGCGGACATCTGGTGGAAGGCTGCCTGGTGTATACTACCGCTGAAATTATACTAGGCGTACTTCCTGATTTGCGCTTTGCCCGCGAATTGGATGAAGCAAGTGGCTATAAAGAATTAAAAGTATACTCAAGAAAACGGAAAAATAACAATAAGTTTTAA
- a CDS encoding tetratricopeptide repeat protein: protein MHIESTLKKAGLLIEQSRYDLAEKELRSALIREPQQTVALRMLASCLLNMDRREEALEISSSLLGLQPDEPDNLYIHAVILLGLDRDKEAERYVLDAIRMYPYEASYFEVLSRVYLVRKEWEHALQHANAGLEIDPEHIGCLNARTISLTKLNRKQEASQTIENVLEQDPENAYSHANIGWSKLEQGDHKSAQVHFAEALRLEPGLDYARSGMIEALKAKNIIYKLFLQFFFWMGTLKGKAQWGVVIASYLGFRFLRKAAETNPVLIPVAVLVGVFFYLTWIIDPLFNLFLRLDKFGKYILNEKEIEGANWVGALLGITLLSLGVWFFASVDDLLLLAIFTGTMVIPIAHLYSVDTPKQKRIIKPYTLILAGVGITGLLCLAFGLAPASLLGMAYLIGIVAFGWVANALSIK from the coding sequence ATGCATATAGAATCTACCCTCAAAAAAGCCGGATTGCTCATTGAACAATCCAGATACGACCTGGCAGAAAAAGAATTAAGAAGTGCCCTCATCCGCGAGCCACAGCAAACAGTAGCCTTACGGATGCTCGCTTCCTGCCTGCTCAATATGGATAGGAGAGAGGAAGCGCTTGAAATATCTTCCAGTCTGCTGGGCCTGCAACCTGATGAGCCGGATAACCTGTATATTCATGCAGTTATTTTGCTAGGTTTGGACCGGGATAAAGAAGCGGAGCGCTATGTTCTGGATGCCATTCGGATGTATCCATATGAAGCTTCCTATTTTGAAGTATTGTCGAGGGTGTATCTGGTTCGTAAAGAATGGGAACATGCCTTGCAACATGCCAACGCAGGACTTGAAATAGATCCTGAGCATATTGGCTGCCTGAATGCCCGCACCATTAGCTTAACCAAGCTGAACCGCAAGCAAGAAGCCAGCCAGACGATAGAAAATGTGCTGGAACAAGATCCTGAAAATGCCTATTCTCATGCCAATATTGGCTGGTCGAAGCTTGAACAGGGCGATCATAAAAGTGCGCAGGTACATTTTGCAGAGGCGCTACGCCTGGAACCTGGCCTGGATTATGCCCGTTCGGGAATGATCGAAGCTCTCAAAGCAAAAAATATCATTTATAAACTGTTTCTGCAGTTTTTCTTCTGGATGGGAACACTGAAAGGCAAAGCACAATGGGGCGTAGTCATTGCTTCCTATCTGGGATTCAGATTCCTGCGAAAAGCGGCAGAAACCAATCCGGTGTTAATTCCGGTAGCAGTACTAGTAGGTGTTTTCTTCTACCTCACCTGGATAATAGATCCGCTGTTTAACTTATTTCTCCGCCTGGATAAATTCGGGAAATATATTCTAAATGAAAAGGAAATAGAAGGAGCCAACTGGGTAGGCGCTTTATTAGGTATTACCTTGCTTTCGCTTGGAGTGTGGTTCTTTGCTTCTGTGGATGATCTGCTGCTACTGGCCATTTTTACGGGAACCATGGTAATACCCATTGCTCATTTGTATAGCGTAGATACGCCAAAGCAAAAGCGCATCATTAAACCGTATACGCTGATTCTGGCTGGTGTGGGAATTACCGGATTACTTTGCCTGGCGTTTGGTTTAGCACCTGCATCTCTACTGGGAATGGCTTATTTGATTGGTATTGTTGCGTTTGGCTGGGTAGCCAATGCATTGAGCATTAAATAA